The following proteins come from a genomic window of Pseudomonas sp. MAG733B:
- a CDS encoding CbtB-domain containing protein, which yields MSIISSTGHSSSSSATTTLTQRLTAAVCASILGACLVYFAGFSHIEAVHNAAHDTRHSSAFPCH from the coding sequence ATGTCGATCATCAGCAGCACCGGCCACAGCAGCTCTTCCAGCGCCACCACAACCTTGACTCAACGCCTGACCGCCGCCGTTTGTGCGTCGATCCTTGGCGCGTGCCTGGTGTATTTCGCCGGTTTCTCGCACATCGAAGCGGTGCACAACGCCGCGCACGATACCCGCCACAGCTCTGCATTCCCGTGCCATTGA
- a CDS encoding CbtA family protein, which yields MIKRIAQTAGFTGLLAALLLTLLQSFWVSPLILQAETYEKSEPAALEVHEHTHAEGAVAAHTHDAEAWEPEDGWQRVLSTTGGNLVVAVGFALMLAGLYTLRAPTKTSQGLLWGLAGYATFVLAPTLGLPPELPGTAAADLAQRQIWWIGTAASTAVGIALIVFSRHWLMKILGAAIIAVPHVIGAPQPEVHSMLAPEALEAQFKIASQLTNVAFWLALGLISAWLFRRKSDGQYHA from the coding sequence ATGATCAAGCGTATTGCGCAAACCGCAGGTTTCACCGGGCTGCTCGCCGCCCTGCTGCTCACCCTGCTGCAAAGCTTCTGGGTCTCCCCGCTGATTTTGCAGGCCGAAACCTACGAGAAATCCGAACCGGCCGCTCTTGAAGTCCACGAACATACCCACGCCGAGGGCGCTGTCGCCGCTCACACCCACGATGCCGAAGCCTGGGAGCCGGAAGACGGCTGGCAGCGCGTGCTGTCGACCACTGGCGGCAATCTGGTGGTGGCTGTCGGTTTCGCCCTGATGCTCGCTGGCCTCTACACCCTGCGCGCACCGACCAAAACTTCTCAGGGCCTGCTCTGGGGCCTGGCCGGTTACGCGACCTTCGTACTGGCGCCAACCCTCGGCCTGCCGCCTGAACTGCCAGGCACCGCTGCCGCCGATCTGGCACAACGACAGATCTGGTGGATCGGCACTGCCGCGTCCACCGCTGTCGGCATCGCCCTGATCGTGTTCAGCCGCCACTGGCTGATGAAAATCCTTGGCGCAGCAATCATCGCCGTTCCTCATGTGATTGGCGCACCGCAACCGGAAGTGCATTCGATGCTCGCGCCGGAAGCACTGGAAGCCCAATTCAAAATCGCTTCGCAGCTGACCAACGTGGCGTTCTGGCTGGCCCTGGGCCTGATCAGCGCCTGGTTGTTCCGCCGCAAAAGCGATGGTCAATACCACGCATGA
- a CDS encoding cobalamin biosynthesis protein encodes MTDVSAAPTLVVGLGCQRGCPLNTLRALLDQALQAHQIGLHQIKALASIDLKRDEPALIELAEQLALPLMYFSSEQLAGYQPQLSHHSEIAFERTGCYGVAESAALALAEQLANAPAKLLIPRQKYAQATLALASAA; translated from the coding sequence ATGACTGATGTCAGCGCAGCGCCGACCTTGGTGGTCGGCCTGGGCTGCCAGCGCGGCTGCCCCCTCAATACGTTGCGGGCGCTGCTGGATCAGGCGTTACAAGCGCATCAAATCGGGCTGCATCAAATCAAGGCCCTGGCCAGTATCGACTTGAAGCGTGATGAACCGGCGCTGATCGAGTTGGCTGAACAACTGGCGCTGCCGCTGATGTATTTCAGCAGCGAACAACTGGCCGGTTATCAGCCTCAACTGAGTCACCATTCCGAGATCGCATTCGAGCGCACCGGCTGCTATGGCGTGGCGGAAAGCGCCGCCCTGGCCTTGGCCGAACAACTGGCCAACGCACCGGCCAAGCTTTTGATCCCGCGACAAAAATACGCCCAGGCCACCCTGGCATTGGCCAGCGCTGCATAA
- the cobM gene encoding precorrin-4 C(11)-methyltransferase, which yields MTVYFIGAGPGDPELITVKGQRLIRSCPVIIYAGSLVPAAVLEGHHAETVVNSAELHLEQIIDLIKTAHANGQDVARVHSGDPSLYGAIGEQIRHLRELGIAFEIIPGVTATAACAALLGAELTLPDVSQSVILTRYADKTAMPPGEEFSSLAQHGATMAIHLGVNHLTKIVEELLPHYGADCPIAVVHRATWPDQDWVVGTLADIAGKVEAKGFRRTALILVGRVLGSDHFSESSLYRAGHAHLYRP from the coding sequence ATGACCGTCTACTTCATTGGCGCAGGTCCCGGCGACCCGGAACTGATTACCGTCAAAGGCCAGCGGCTGATTCGCAGCTGCCCGGTGATCATCTATGCCGGCTCACTGGTGCCCGCTGCGGTGCTTGAAGGCCATCACGCCGAAACGGTGGTCAACAGCGCCGAACTGCACCTGGAACAGATCATCGATTTGATCAAGACCGCCCACGCCAACGGCCAGGATGTGGCGCGGGTGCATTCCGGCGATCCGAGCCTGTATGGCGCCATCGGCGAGCAGATTCGCCACCTGCGCGAACTCGGCATCGCGTTCGAAATCATCCCCGGCGTGACCGCAACCGCAGCCTGTGCGGCGTTACTTGGAGCGGAACTGACACTGCCCGACGTGTCGCAGAGCGTGATCCTGACCCGCTATGCCGACAAAACCGCGATGCCGCCGGGCGAGGAGTTTTCCAGTCTGGCGCAGCACGGCGCGACCATGGCGATTCATTTGGGGGTTAATCACCTGACGAAGATTGTCGAGGAACTGCTGCCGCATTACGGCGCGGATTGCCCGATTGCGGTGGTTCATCGGGCGACATGGCCGGATCAGGATTGGGTGGTGGGGACGCTGGCGGATATTGCCGGGAAGGTTGAAGCCAAGGGTTTTCGTCGTACGGCGTTGATTCTGGTGGGTCGGGTGCTGGGCAGTGATCATTTCAGCGAATCGTCGCTGTATCGCGCCGGGCATGCGCATCTTTACAGACCCTGA
- the nfuA gene encoding Fe-S biogenesis protein NfuA, producing MTAITITDAAHDYLADLLSKQNTPGIGIRVFITQPGTQYAETCIAYCKPGEEKPEDTALGLKSFTAYIDHFSETFLDDAVVDYATDRMGGQLTIKAPNAKVPMVNADSPVNERINYYLQTEINPGLASHGGQVSLIDVVEDGIAVLQFGGGCQGCGQADVTLKEGIERTLLERIPELKGVRDVTDHTQKENAYY from the coding sequence ATGACCGCTATTACCATCACCGACGCCGCCCACGATTACCTGGCTGATCTGCTCTCCAAGCAGAACACCCCGGGCATCGGCATCCGCGTCTTTATCACCCAGCCTGGCACCCAGTATGCAGAAACCTGCATTGCCTACTGCAAGCCGGGCGAAGAAAAACCCGAAGACACGGCGCTGGGGCTGAAAAGCTTCACCGCTTACATCGATCACTTCAGCGAAACGTTCCTGGACGACGCGGTTGTCGACTACGCCACCGACCGTATGGGCGGCCAGCTGACCATCAAGGCGCCAAACGCCAAAGTACCGATGGTCAACGCCGACAGCCCGGTCAACGAGCGCATCAACTATTACCTGCAAACCGAGATCAACCCGGGGCTGGCCAGCCACGGCGGTCAGGTCAGCCTGATCGACGTCGTTGAAGACGGCATCGCCGTTCTGCAATTCGGCGGCGGTTGCCAGGGCTGCGGCCAGGCAGACGTCACCTTGAAGGAAGGCATCGAGCGCACCTTGCTCGAGCGCATTCCAGAGCTCAAGGGCGTGCGCGACGTGACCGACCACACGCAGAAAGAAAACGCCTACTACTAA